Sequence from the Flavobacterium sp. TR2 genome:
GTTGACTGATTTTATCATGATTGCAAATGTAAGACAAAATTGAAAAAAATGTGGCAGTTAAAGATAATTAAAGTTTTCTTTTAATCTATGATTTAAATCAGTCTTAAGCAGAAAGCTTACTCATAAGTTTGCTCTGTAATTAAAAAAAAACGAAATAAAATGAAAAAGTTTGTAACATTAGTTAGTATCGTGCTAATCGGATTAACTGCTAAAGCTCAGGATTCGTCTCAAGGGTTAAAAGGGGCTTGGTTTGCTACTTCTCAATTTGGTTATCAGCAGACCAAAACAGGAGATGTAAAAGGGACCAATTTGTCAGTGCTTCCAATTGTAGGAACCTTTATTACGCCGTCTATAGCAGTAGGAGCGGGAATAGGCTATATTAACATTAAATCGGAAGGTTATGATGGAACTAATCCAAATCTGAAAACTTTAGGGAATACCAATTTAATTGTTATTCAGCCATTGGCTAGAAAATACTGGAATGTAGCAGGTTCTTTATATTTCTTTGGACAAGCAGCGATACCAGTTATTACAGGAAAAGAAAAAGAAAGCAACTTAAAGGTAAATCAAGTTGGCGTATCAGTATCAGGAGGTTTTGACTATTTTGTGACTAAGAACTTCTCAGTTGAGTTTTCTTATGATTTGGTGAATTTTACTTCTACAACTCTAAAACCAGAGAACGGAGAAAAAACAACTGTTACAAATTTTGGATTAGCCCACGTGGCAAACGTTGATTCCTATTACAATACTAAATTGGGTGGAAGTGCTCCAAACTTAACAACTCCAATTTCTGTTGGATTTAAATTTGTATTCTAATTTATTCTTTATTTGATTAACGTGAAATTCTTTTAGTAATTTTACAAAAAAAAAGACCGTACTTTAAAATACGGTCTTTTTAGTATTATTTAAAAAGTATAAAATGCAGAATCAGTCAAAAGATCCTTTACATGGAATTACACTTCAAAAAGTTGTCGAAACATTAGTCGATTATTATGGCTTTGATACTTTGGGCGAATTAATTCCGATAAAGTGTTTTAATTCAAATCCAAGTGTAAAGTCTAGTCTTACTTTTTTAAGAAAAACCGACTGGGCTCGCAAGAAAGTGGAAGAGCTTTATATAAAAACGCTTCCTAAACTTAGCTGATTTTTTATAATTTGTAAGAAATCATCACCCCTCCGCGATATGGTAGCCATTCGCCACTTTTATTCCAGTTAACGGCTTTTTCATATCTTCCAGGAGTTCCGTCGTTATAATATCCATGATAAAATCCTTGGTGCCATCCTCCGCCTACAAAAAAGTCAAGTAAAAATTTATCATTTAATTTTAGATTGTAACCTACTGTAGCTCCAATTCTATAACCGAATCCGTCTTCGTATTGGTTAGTATCCCAGTAGTTCCATTTTTGTATTTCGTATTTGTCGGCGCCTA
This genomic interval carries:
- a CDS encoding VF530 family protein, producing the protein MQNQSKDPLHGITLQKVVETLVDYYGFDTLGELIPIKCFNSNPSVKSSLTFLRKTDWARKKVEELYIKTLPKLS
- a CDS encoding porin family protein codes for the protein MKKFVTLVSIVLIGLTAKAQDSSQGLKGAWFATSQFGYQQTKTGDVKGTNLSVLPIVGTFITPSIAVGAGIGYINIKSEGYDGTNPNLKTLGNTNLIVIQPLARKYWNVAGSLYFFGQAAIPVITGKEKESNLKVNQVGVSVSGGFDYFVTKNFSVEFSYDLVNFTSTTLKPENGEKTTVTNFGLAHVANVDSYYNTKLGGSAPNLTTPISVGFKFVF
- a CDS encoding DUF3575 domain-containing protein, yielding MKNLFALIALSFCAQMQSQTFVKFNGASALLLVPNVGIETSIGEKTTFSADVMASFWESFNGNSPMKFVTVTPEIRYHFKEKYNGFYAGAHIGADKYEIQKWNYWDTNQYEDGFGYRIGATVGYNLKLNDKFLLDFFVGGGWHQGFYHGYYNDGTPGRYEKAVNWNKSGEWLPYRGGVMISYKL